A section of the Marinoscillum sp. 108 genome encodes:
- the fabG gene encoding 3-oxoacyl-[acyl-carrier-protein] reductase, producing MKLLEGKTALITGASKGIGRAVAMKYAEQGANVAFTYLSSVEKGEALTKELEAFGVKAKGYRSDASDFKAAEELINAVVADFGSLDILINNAGITRDNLLMRMSEEQWDEIMSINLKSCFNTVKASARTFMKQRSGSIINMSSVVGVKGNPGQTNYAASKAGIIGFTKSVALELGSRNIRCNAIAPGFIETEMTDALDEKTVQSWRDAIPLKRGGQPEDVADACVYLGSDMSSYVTGQVLQVDGGMLT from the coding sequence ATGAAATTACTCGAAGGAAAAACTGCATTGATCACCGGAGCCTCCAAGGGAATTGGCCGGGCTGTGGCTATGAAATATGCCGAACAGGGTGCCAATGTGGCTTTCACTTACCTATCCAGTGTAGAAAAGGGGGAGGCCCTCACCAAAGAACTGGAAGCATTTGGCGTTAAAGCCAAAGGTTATAGATCTGATGCCTCGGACTTTAAGGCAGCCGAAGAATTGATCAACGCAGTAGTCGCGGATTTTGGGTCGTTGGATATTCTCATCAACAACGCTGGTATTACCAGAGACAATCTGCTCATGAGAATGTCGGAAGAGCAATGGGATGAAATCATGAGTATTAACCTGAAGTCATGCTTCAATACCGTAAAAGCATCTGCAAGAACATTCATGAAGCAGCGGTCAGGATCCATCATCAACATGTCTTCTGTGGTGGGCGTAAAAGGAAATCCCGGGCAAACCAACTATGCAGCATCAAAAGCCGGGATCATTGGGTTCACCAAATCGGTGGCACTTGAGCTTGGCTCCAGAAACATCAGATGCAATGCCATCGCTCCGGGATTTATAGAAACTGAAATGACAGATGCGCTGGATGAAAAAACGGTGCAGAGCTGGAGAGATGCCATACCACTGAAAAGAGGTGGACAGCCCGAAGATGTAGCTGATGCCTGTGTTTATCTGGGATCAGACATGTCATCTTATGTGACCGGCCAGGTGCTGCAGGTAGATGGTGGCATGCTTACCTGA
- the lpdA gene encoding dihydrolipoyl dehydrogenase — MASKYDLIVIGSGPGGYVAAIRASQLGLKVAVVEKAELGGICLNWGCIPTKALLKSAQVFEYISHAKDYGIDVKDASVDFGGMVKRSREVAGGMSKGIQFLFKKNKIEVINGFGKLQKGKKVEVTDEAGKKTVYEATSIILATGGRSRELPSMPIDNEKIIGYRKAMVMDKQPKKMIVVGSGAIGVEFAYFYKSIGTEVTIVEFMDRVVPVEDEEVSKALERNFKKSGINIMTSSEVTKVDTKGKGCKVTVKTKKGEEILECDVVLSAVGVSTNVEGIGLEETGVKTERGKVVVDDFYKTNVDGVYAIGDIVHGPALAHVASAEGIICVEKIAGENPQPLNYGNIPGCTYCSPEIASVGMTEKQAKDAGYEIKVGKFPFSASGKASAAGHKDGFVKVIFDAKYGEWLGCHMIGANVTEMIAEAVVARKLETTGHEIVKSVHPHPTMSEAIMEAAAAAYDEVIHI; from the coding sequence ATGGCATCAAAATATGACTTGATAGTAATCGGTAGTGGACCCGGTGGATATGTGGCGGCCATTAGAGCATCACAACTTGGCCTGAAAGTGGCTGTTGTAGAAAAAGCTGAGCTCGGTGGTATCTGTCTCAACTGGGGGTGTATTCCTACCAAAGCATTACTGAAGAGTGCTCAGGTATTTGAATACATATCACATGCGAAAGACTATGGCATAGATGTGAAAGATGCGTCGGTAGACTTTGGAGGAATGGTGAAGAGGAGCCGCGAGGTAGCCGGAGGCATGAGCAAGGGTATTCAGTTTTTGTTTAAGAAAAACAAAATTGAGGTAATTAACGGTTTCGGTAAGCTTCAGAAGGGTAAAAAGGTAGAGGTGACAGATGAGGCTGGAAAGAAAACTGTGTATGAAGCTACCAGCATTATCCTGGCGACAGGAGGACGATCACGCGAGTTACCATCTATGCCTATCGATAATGAGAAAATCATCGGCTACCGCAAGGCCATGGTGATGGATAAGCAGCCTAAAAAAATGATCGTAGTAGGCTCAGGGGCCATTGGGGTAGAGTTTGCGTATTTCTATAAGTCCATCGGTACGGAAGTGACCATAGTGGAGTTTATGGACAGAGTGGTGCCGGTAGAGGATGAAGAAGTGAGCAAGGCACTTGAAAGAAATTTCAAAAAGAGTGGCATCAACATCATGACCAGCAGTGAGGTAACCAAGGTGGATACCAAAGGCAAGGGCTGTAAAGTGACCGTAAAGACCAAAAAGGGAGAAGAAATACTGGAGTGCGATGTGGTACTGTCAGCAGTTGGTGTATCTACCAACGTGGAAGGCATTGGACTTGAAGAGACTGGTGTGAAAACCGAACGCGGTAAGGTTGTAGTTGACGATTTTTATAAAACCAATGTAGATGGCGTTTATGCCATTGGTGATATCGTACATGGTCCTGCCTTGGCGCACGTAGCTTCGGCTGAGGGTATTATCTGCGTAGAGAAAATAGCCGGTGAAAACCCACAGCCATTGAATTATGGAAACATACCGGGCTGTACTTACTGTTCGCCCGAGATAGCATCCGTAGGGATGACCGAGAAGCAAGCCAAGGATGCCGGATATGAGATCAAAGTGGGTAAATTCCCATTTTCAGCCTCTGGTAAGGCAAGTGCAGCAGGACACAAGGATGGTTTTGTAAAAGTGATTTTTGACGCTAAATATGGCGAATGGCTGGGATGCCATATGATCGGAGCTAATGTGACGGAGATGATTGCAGAGGCAGTGGTGGCCAGAAAGTTGGAAACAACAGGTCATGAGATAGTGAAGTCTGTGCACCCACACCCTACCATGAGTGAAGCCATCATGGAGGCAGCAGCCGCTGCATACGATGAGGTGATTCACATTTAA
- a CDS encoding Fic family protein encodes MIKNLLRNGRVEKNLKLKELAAQADIDQTLLSRFEKGSRMPTEKQLNVLGEILGLDMRAARVEWMADKLVGMLQYHPEAMEALRVAESRVEYLTSKKVLDSPSLSEGLALKLEKLDALKAQWAARPVLSPSQLQRMHAFFDVEYTYESNRIEGNTLSLQETALVVNEGLTIGGKSMREHLEVINHSEAIAFVRGIVERREDLGRRSLMEIHRLILKEVDTANAGRYRQVPVRISGSETELPQPYMLDKLMEDYFEYYEVHRLRLHPVILAAEMHERLVSIHPFIDGNGRTARLVMNLILLRNGYTRANIKGSTESRMQYYRALQSIQEDNNPEPFYQLVTDESLRSIQAHLELI; translated from the coding sequence ATGATTAAGAATCTGCTGAGAAATGGGCGTGTAGAGAAAAACCTGAAGCTAAAGGAGCTGGCAGCCCAGGCTGATATTGATCAAACACTACTCAGCAGGTTCGAAAAGGGAAGCCGTATGCCCACAGAAAAACAGCTTAATGTTCTGGGGGAGATTCTTGGGCTGGATATGAGAGCAGCTCGGGTGGAGTGGATGGCCGACAAGTTGGTGGGAATGCTACAGTATCATCCAGAAGCAATGGAGGCCCTTCGAGTGGCAGAATCCAGAGTGGAGTATCTGACCAGCAAAAAGGTTCTTGACTCACCAAGCCTGTCTGAGGGTCTGGCTCTCAAACTTGAAAAACTGGATGCACTGAAGGCTCAATGGGCCGCCCGTCCGGTGCTCAGCCCATCTCAGCTTCAACGAATGCACGCTTTCTTTGATGTGGAGTACACCTATGAAAGCAATCGGATAGAGGGAAATACCCTCTCCCTGCAGGAGACTGCCCTGGTGGTGAATGAGGGGTTGACGATCGGGGGTAAGTCCATGCGTGAGCATTTGGAGGTGATCAATCATTCGGAAGCCATTGCGTTCGTAAGAGGGATCGTGGAGCGAAGGGAGGATTTAGGGAGGAGGTCTCTCATGGAGATTCACCGACTGATACTGAAGGAGGTGGATACTGCCAATGCCGGAAGGTACAGGCAGGTGCCTGTCAGGATTTCAGGGAGTGAAACAGAACTACCTCAGCCTTATATGTTGGATAAGTTGATGGAGGACTATTTTGAGTACTACGAAGTACACAGATTGCGTCTTCATCCCGTGATTTTGGCAGCGGAGATGCACGAGCGCCTGGTAAGTATCCATCCGTTCATAGATGGTAACGGGCGTACGGCCAGGTTGGTCATGAATCTCATTCTGCTGAGAAATGGATATACAAGGGCCAACATCAAAGGCAGCACTGAAAGCCGTATGCAGTATTATCGTGCTTTGCAGTCTATTCAGGAAGACAACAACCCTGAGCCTTTTTATCAATTGGTGACGGATGAGTCGCTGAGGTCCATACAGGCTCATCTAGAGCTCATTTAG
- a CDS encoding cytochrome P450: MTAPDIWQPSHADFIADPYSRYSKLLDRSPVFQAITGDYVVLSYEDVKQVLLDKTCRSGARAEWTEKMREYGATRGMDYSKSAAGMAGMLIQMNPPVHTALRAALSKHWPDKESLSAMASVICADIVGSLPTGSFDLVPEVSKKLPLFMICDLMGIPREDGKNLIDDGFQMVQLLDPYLSIKDLKKIENAASHLHRYFHQFLEKVDPQADALSGAIKTLYPDREDAIGPMIFLFIAGFETTSALISYCLKQLIEEKSLASQLRADHDLIERFVLEMLRLYTPVQLTGRTNTQAMVLSGVEIPENSTLTLCIGSANRDPAHFPNPNQLDLNRNKYDHLAFGYGIHHCLGRQMAQIEAIELIKSMLPFVDQLSIAVPPPAKTKLTIQSVTSLMVSRS, translated from the coding sequence ATGACCGCACCTGACATCTGGCAACCTTCTCATGCGGATTTTATTGCCGACCCTTACTCTCGGTATTCGAAACTATTGGACCGATCACCGGTCTTTCAGGCAATTACGGGTGATTATGTTGTTTTGAGCTATGAGGATGTCAAACAGGTGCTGCTGGACAAGACCTGTCGGTCCGGAGCCCGGGCAGAATGGACCGAAAAAATGAGGGAATATGGTGCTACCCGCGGAATGGATTACAGCAAAAGTGCAGCTGGAATGGCCGGTATGCTCATTCAGATGAATCCCCCGGTACACACTGCTCTGAGAGCTGCCCTGAGCAAACACTGGCCGGATAAGGAAAGCCTTAGTGCCATGGCTTCTGTCATCTGTGCCGACATAGTGGGTTCCCTCCCAACCGGATCATTTGACCTTGTGCCAGAAGTCTCTAAAAAACTCCCACTTTTCATGATCTGTGATCTGATGGGTATCCCAAGAGAAGATGGAAAGAATCTCATAGATGATGGTTTTCAAATGGTCCAGCTATTGGACCCGTACCTTTCGATCAAAGACCTGAAAAAAATTGAAAACGCTGCCAGTCACTTGCATCGATATTTTCATCAATTCCTTGAGAAAGTAGACCCTCAGGCAGATGCTCTTTCGGGTGCCATCAAAACATTGTATCCAGATCGCGAGGACGCCATAGGTCCGATGATCTTTTTATTCATCGCTGGTTTCGAAACCACCTCCGCGCTGATCAGCTATTGCTTAAAGCAACTCATCGAAGAAAAATCGCTGGCCTCACAACTTCGAGCCGATCATGACCTGATAGAACGTTTCGTTCTGGAGATGCTCAGGCTCTATACACCCGTCCAGCTCACAGGACGGACCAACACACAGGCCATGGTGCTTTCTGGAGTAGAAATTCCCGAAAACAGCACGCTCACATTGTGCATAGGGTCTGCCAATCGTGATCCTGCACACTTTCCAAATCCGAATCAACTGGATCTAAATCGCAATAAATATGATCATTTGGCCTTTGGATACGGAATACACCACTGCCTGGGTAGGCAAATGGCACAGATTGAAGCGATAGAACTCATTAAAAGTATGCTACCTTTTGTAGACCAACTCTCTATTGCCGTGCCTCCTCCTGCCAAAACAAAACTAACTATCCAGAGCGTTACCTCCCTGATGGTATCGAGATCTTAA
- a CDS encoding acyl carrier protein, whose product MISTIEIEELIKAMISKETGTRLSDINSQSTFHQLGLDSVNSLFLLGDLEETLNLDIDPLSLYDNPTIESFSAYINELQNDRT is encoded by the coding sequence ATGATCAGCACCATAGAAATAGAAGAATTGATCAAAGCAATGATCTCCAAAGAAACAGGCACCAGACTGTCCGACATTAACAGTCAATCAACCTTTCATCAGTTGGGATTGGACTCTGTCAATTCACTGTTTTTACTTGGAGATTTGGAGGAGACTTTAAACCTGGATATAGATCCTTTAAGCCTCTACGACAACCCGACCATCGAGTCATTTTCTGCCTATATCAATGAGCTACAAAATGACCGCACCTGA
- a CDS encoding two-component regulator propeller domain-containing protein, with translation MKFKSLFCILAMCSWSAVFGQSEVITFQKWNVEDGLSNSIIRNIAQDSAGYLWLATEHGLNRFDGLQFKHYFSVPGDSSGLSHNSLFGLGIDASGMVWVGSDYGLNLLNPESEEVQHFFYDSLDENSLSDNYVRCVFVDSRHRVWVGTQNGLNRYQPVSGDFFRYPEQREFDDANRRRIHSYNRINTVFEDNDGAIWVGTDGGGIKIYRSGGEEFEEFFIPGEDVKRQIIRKIYQDTAGDFWIGTDGGLAYFQVETQQFDFYTENGPEGLSNQFVWGILEDQDGLIWVSTYRGGISLFDKKLGQFVAHLNEDTPGSLSSEMIWTLFQDQDGGIWVGTDGQGGLNYWNPLAQKMRHYLGVQPNESKHVVKDVLELTSDILLVVSTQGFFAFDQRDQFVEFLEEWSLEPMVRLLYREGEALVVSGDEVVLMDSLLSPKKTYKYGDGVAEKHPTALALEGEILWIGTLSAGLHQLNLKSGETKSFFSNGSTSLYQDSRSIKALLSRNQSELWVSSVRSGLFRMNTVTDEIKQFFYHTKDFFEPTITSIVATSDSVLWLGTQNEGLIKFNTHDGSYEALVSEGTLTNEITALIAEENGKYIWLTSKNGMGRFDIETGQFHEFTIEDGLQSRVFNQVSHQGRSGAFYFGGVNGINAFNPDEVILNPIRLKVFFEDFMINEVSDPERLRLASQGPVSLSYDENDLSFSFVAPAFLHANKVRYGYRLSEKEDWRDLGSRRNLNLPKLSPGKYHLQVRATNNDGFPGGASSVFLEILPPWWQTWWFRLLFFLGVMILLGSVFVYRVRRIQKQKIALEHIVAERTSELKAERDKAESDKRVIEKQAVKLQELDQVKSKFFANISHELRTPLTLINAPLEAMLDGDFGPVDPKMLKALETARSNGGNLLVLVEEILDLAKLEAGKLRLIKNPVLIGELIDQLFAPYAFGFAQKKIAGEITLDIPEGLTLMIDEKKFSKIINNLLSNASKFTSAGGKIHLLARYQSQDGTMHISVSDTGSGIHPDDLPFVFDRFYQAEKDNKARGGTGIGLALSRELAHLFGGQLSVSSVQGEGTEFVFDFPAELSEYSLIEEVSEDETYKKEILQGLVQSTRVYSEYFQVDMPAVLIAEDNDEMRSFIHGIFQPYFDVTNASDGQEAWDHLESGRFDILVSDWMMPRLDGFELMNKIKETPELSGLSIVMLTARSSEEDKLQALTAGVDDYLTKPFNKWELLARVKNILQNRMARKDKESVNQPLSVDQEFMNRLQGIVSAELKSGLLSVSYLASELAMSERQLQRKIKAISGLSPQQLIKEVRLQKSRAMLMAKRVHTVAEAANLVGFDKTEYFSSQFTQRFGKRPSDLLKG, from the coding sequence TTGAAATTCAAAAGCCTTTTTTGTATTCTGGCCATGTGCTCATGGTCGGCAGTATTTGGACAGTCTGAAGTGATAACATTTCAGAAATGGAATGTTGAAGACGGCCTCTCTAACTCCATTATTCGCAATATAGCGCAGGATTCCGCTGGCTATTTGTGGCTAGCCACTGAGCATGGCCTTAATCGGTTTGATGGGTTACAGTTTAAGCACTATTTCAGCGTGCCTGGTGATTCTTCAGGCTTGTCCCACAATTCACTTTTCGGGCTTGGAATCGATGCTTCTGGTATGGTGTGGGTGGGTAGTGATTATGGCTTGAATCTATTGAACCCCGAATCAGAGGAGGTTCAGCATTTCTTCTATGACTCTCTTGATGAAAACAGCCTGAGTGATAACTACGTGAGGTGCGTTTTTGTGGATTCCAGGCATCGGGTGTGGGTAGGTACTCAAAATGGGCTAAACCGCTATCAGCCTGTGTCGGGTGATTTTTTCAGATACCCGGAGCAGCGTGAGTTTGATGACGCAAATCGGAGAAGAATCCATTCTTACAATAGAATTAACACTGTATTTGAAGATAATGATGGGGCTATTTGGGTTGGTACTGATGGCGGAGGGATTAAAATATACAGATCGGGGGGAGAGGAGTTTGAGGAGTTTTTTATTCCCGGGGAAGATGTGAAACGTCAAATTATCCGAAAGATTTATCAGGATACGGCAGGAGATTTTTGGATTGGTACGGATGGAGGGCTGGCTTACTTTCAGGTGGAAACCCAGCAGTTTGACTTTTATACAGAGAATGGGCCTGAAGGCTTGTCTAACCAGTTTGTCTGGGGGATTTTGGAGGATCAGGATGGCCTCATTTGGGTAAGTACTTACAGAGGCGGGATCAGTCTTTTTGATAAGAAACTGGGGCAATTTGTGGCCCATCTGAATGAGGATACACCCGGGAGCCTCTCTAGTGAGATGATCTGGACATTGTTTCAGGATCAGGATGGAGGCATATGGGTAGGCACGGATGGACAGGGCGGCCTCAACTACTGGAATCCCTTAGCCCAAAAGATGAGACATTACCTCGGGGTACAGCCAAATGAAAGCAAGCATGTTGTAAAAGATGTGTTGGAGTTGACTTCAGACATCCTTCTGGTGGTTTCTACACAGGGCTTTTTTGCATTTGATCAGAGGGATCAATTTGTGGAGTTTCTGGAGGAATGGTCGCTTGAGCCCATGGTGCGCTTGTTGTATAGAGAGGGTGAAGCTCTGGTGGTGTCGGGTGATGAGGTGGTGTTAATGGATTCATTACTGAGCCCAAAGAAAACTTATAAATATGGAGATGGAGTAGCTGAAAAACATCCTACAGCGCTGGCGTTGGAAGGGGAAATTCTCTGGATTGGAACTCTAAGCGCGGGTTTGCATCAGCTCAATCTAAAATCCGGCGAGACGAAATCTTTTTTTTCAAATGGGAGCACCAGTTTGTATCAGGATTCCAGGTCCATCAAGGCGCTGCTGAGCAGAAATCAGTCTGAACTTTGGGTCTCATCAGTTCGCAGTGGTCTTTTTCGGATGAATACAGTGACGGACGAGATCAAACAATTTTTCTATCACACAAAGGACTTCTTTGAACCAACCATCACCTCTATAGTAGCGACTTCTGACAGTGTTTTGTGGTTAGGTACTCAGAATGAAGGGCTTATTAAATTCAATACACATGATGGGTCGTATGAGGCTCTGGTGTCTGAGGGTACATTGACCAATGAAATCACCGCCCTGATTGCTGAGGAGAATGGAAAATATATCTGGCTGACCTCTAAGAATGGCATGGGGAGATTTGATATAGAAACAGGCCAGTTTCATGAGTTTACCATAGAGGATGGTCTGCAGAGTAGGGTGTTCAATCAGGTATCCCATCAAGGCCGGAGCGGTGCGTTTTACTTTGGTGGTGTGAATGGAATCAATGCATTTAATCCGGATGAAGTAATCCTGAACCCGATCAGACTCAAGGTCTTTTTTGAGGATTTCATGATCAATGAGGTGAGCGATCCCGAACGTCTCAGGCTTGCCTCTCAGGGTCCAGTTAGTCTCTCTTATGATGAGAATGATTTATCATTTTCGTTTGTCGCTCCTGCTTTTCTTCATGCCAATAAAGTGCGCTATGGGTATCGCCTCTCCGAAAAGGAAGACTGGAGAGATCTGGGAAGCAGGCGCAATTTGAATCTTCCGAAGCTCTCGCCGGGGAAGTACCATCTGCAGGTACGTGCTACTAATAATGACGGCTTTCCAGGTGGCGCATCATCAGTGTTCTTAGAGATTTTACCTCCGTGGTGGCAGACGTGGTGGTTCAGGCTCTTGTTTTTCCTTGGGGTAATGATCTTGCTGGGGAGTGTATTTGTTTATCGGGTCAGGAGAATCCAGAAGCAAAAGATCGCACTGGAGCACATCGTGGCGGAGCGAACTAGCGAGCTCAAAGCAGAGCGGGATAAGGCAGAATCTGACAAAAGGGTGATTGAAAAACAAGCAGTTAAGCTTCAGGAGCTCGATCAAGTAAAGTCAAAATTCTTTGCCAATATCTCGCACGAGCTGAGGACTCCTTTGACTTTGATCAATGCTCCACTGGAGGCCATGCTGGATGGTGACTTTGGTCCTGTGGACCCTAAAATGTTGAAGGCGCTGGAGACAGCCCGGTCCAATGGAGGGAATTTGCTGGTGCTGGTTGAAGAAATTCTGGATCTGGCAAAGCTGGAAGCGGGGAAGCTGAGGTTGATTAAAAACCCCGTTCTGATAGGCGAACTTATTGATCAGCTTTTTGCTCCATATGCTTTCGGGTTTGCTCAGAAAAAAATAGCGGGTGAAATCACACTCGATATACCGGAAGGCCTCACACTGATGATCGATGAGAAAAAATTTAGCAAGATCATCAACAACCTCCTTTCTAATGCATCAAAGTTCACATCCGCAGGTGGTAAAATTCATCTATTGGCGAGATACCAAAGCCAGGATGGCACTATGCATATCTCTGTTTCTGATACAGGCAGTGGTATCCATCCTGATGATCTTCCATTCGTCTTTGATCGTTTTTATCAGGCAGAGAAAGACAACAAGGCCCGGGGAGGCACAGGGATAGGCCTGGCGCTTTCCAGGGAGCTGGCGCATTTATTTGGAGGGCAATTATCCGTGAGTAGTGTGCAGGGCGAAGGCACTGAGTTCGTTTTTGATTTTCCGGCCGAACTATCTGAATACAGTTTGATAGAGGAGGTTTCCGAGGATGAGACTTACAAAAAGGAAATTCTCCAGGGCTTAGTCCAAAGTACGCGCGTGTATTCAGAGTACTTTCAGGTGGATATGCCTGCTGTGCTCATAGCCGAGGATAACGACGAAATGCGCTCCTTTATTCATGGCATTTTTCAGCCGTATTTTGACGTGACCAATGCCAGCGATGGCCAGGAAGCCTGGGATCATCTGGAGTCGGGAAGATTTGATATCCTTGTTTCAGATTGGATGATGCCCAGACTGGATGGCTTTGAGCTGATGAATAAGATTAAAGAAACGCCTGAACTCAGTGGCCTCTCTATAGTGATGCTTACGGCCCGATCATCGGAGGAAGATAAACTCCAGGCCCTTACTGCGGGCGTAGATGATTATCTGACCAAGCCATTCAATAAGTGGGAACTGCTGGCCAGGGTGAAAAACATACTGCAAAATAGAATGGCCAGGAAGGATAAGGAAAGTGTCAATCAGCCACTTTCAGTGGATCAGGAGTTCATGAACCGTCTCCAAGGCATCGTTTCAGCCGAGCTGAAAAGTGGGTTACTCTCTGTGAGTTATCTGGCCTCTGAGCTGGCCATGAGTGAGCGACAGCTCCAGCGCAAAATCAAAGCCATTTCCGGTCTGAGCCCTCAGCAGCTGATCAAGGAAGTGCGACTTCAAAAGTCCAGGGCAATGCTGATGGCAAAGCGTGTGCACACCGTTGCTGAGGCTGCCAATTTGGTAGGCTTTGACAAGACGGAATATTTCTCCTCTCAGTTTACACAGCGCTTCGGTAAGCGCCCTTCAGATCTTCTCAAAGGCTGA